One window of Burkholderia vietnamiensis LMG 10929 genomic DNA carries:
- the cheZ gene encoding protein phosphatase CheZ gives MNEPIHAALAGAAINADGHAEGADFASDRILARIGQVTRALRDSMRELGLDKHVERAAEAVPDARDRLRYVATMTEQAAERVLNAIEIAKPVQERIQNEAEALDARWAQWYAAPIEHAEVRELMDDTRTFLHTLPEAASATSAQLLEIMLAQDFQDLTGQVIKKIMDMVYLIEQQLLTVLVENIAPERREQFAATAAALAAEQVSSTGSPASLLNGPQIAPEGKSDVVQDQAQVDDLLASLGF, from the coding sequence GTGAACGAGCCGATCCATGCGGCGCTCGCCGGCGCGGCGATCAACGCCGACGGCCATGCCGAAGGCGCCGATTTCGCGAGCGACAGGATCCTCGCGCGCATCGGCCAGGTCACGCGCGCCTTGCGCGATTCGATGCGTGAGCTCGGGCTCGACAAGCACGTCGAGCGCGCGGCGGAAGCCGTGCCCGACGCCCGCGACCGGCTGCGCTACGTCGCGACGATGACCGAGCAGGCGGCCGAGCGCGTGCTGAACGCGATCGAGATCGCGAAGCCGGTGCAGGAGCGCATCCAGAACGAAGCCGAGGCACTCGACGCGCGCTGGGCGCAGTGGTACGCGGCGCCGATCGAACACGCGGAAGTGCGCGAGCTGATGGACGACACGCGCACGTTCCTGCACACGCTGCCCGAGGCCGCCTCGGCGACGAGCGCGCAATTGCTCGAGATCATGCTCGCGCAGGACTTCCAGGATCTGACCGGGCAGGTGATCAAGAAGATCATGGACATGGTCTATCTGATCGAGCAGCAACTGCTGACCGTGCTCGTCGAGAACATCGCCCCGGAGCGGCGCGAGCAGTTCGCGGCCACCGCCGCCGCGCTCGCCGCCGAGCAGGTCAGCTCGACCGGCAGCCCCGCGTCGTTGCTGAACGGCCCGCAGATCGCGCCGGAAGGCAAGTCCGACGTCGTGCAGGATCAGGCGCAGGTCGACGATCTGCTCGCCAGCCTCGGTTTCTGA
- the cheY gene encoding chemotaxis response regulator CheY: protein MDKSMKILVVDDFPTMRRIVRNLLKELGYTNVDEAEDGAAGLARLRGGGFDFVISDWNMPNLDGLAMLKEIRADATLTHLPVLMVTAESKKENIIAAAQAGASGYVVKPFTAATLDEKLNKIIDKMAKAGS from the coding sequence ATGGACAAGAGCATGAAAATCCTGGTGGTGGACGATTTCCCGACGATGCGCCGGATCGTCCGCAACCTGCTCAAGGAGCTCGGCTACACGAACGTCGACGAAGCCGAAGACGGCGCGGCCGGCCTCGCGCGGCTGCGCGGCGGCGGCTTCGACTTCGTGATCTCGGACTGGAACATGCCGAACCTCGACGGCCTCGCGATGCTGAAGGAAATCCGCGCGGACGCGACGCTCACGCACCTGCCGGTGCTGATGGTCACGGCCGAGTCGAAGAAGGAGAACATCATCGCGGCGGCGCAGGCCGGCGCGAGCGGTTACGTCGTGAAGCCGTTCACAGCCGCGACGCTCGACGAGAAGCTGAACAAGATCATCGACAAGATGGCCAAGGCCGGGAGCTGA
- a CDS encoding protein-glutamate methylesterase/protein-glutamine glutaminase, with translation MTAVQKIKVLCVDDSALIRSLMTEIINSQPDMMVCATAPDPLVARELIKQHNPDVLTLDVEMPRMDGLDFLEKLMRLRPMPVVMVSSLTERGSEITLRALELGAVDFVTKPRVGIRDGMLDYAEKLADKIRAAARARVRQTPQPHAAARAANGQPAAPMFNNPLVSTEKLIIIGASTGGTEAIREVLTPLPPDAPAVLIAQHMPPGFTKSFAQRLNGLCRIAVKEAEHGERVLPGHAYIAPGHAHLLLARSGANYIAQLSDDPPVNRHRPSVDVLFRSAAQHAGKNAIGVILTGMGRDGAAGLLDMKRAGAHTFAQDEASCIVFGMPREAIALGGADEVAPLAEMSRRVMARLATMGDRVQRV, from the coding sequence ATGACCGCAGTGCAGAAGATCAAAGTGTTGTGCGTCGACGACTCGGCGCTGATCCGCAGTCTGATGACCGAGATCATCAACAGCCAGCCCGACATGATGGTGTGCGCGACCGCGCCCGATCCGCTCGTCGCGCGCGAGCTCATCAAGCAGCACAACCCCGACGTGTTGACGCTCGACGTCGAAATGCCGCGCATGGACGGGCTCGACTTCCTCGAGAAGCTGATGCGCCTGCGGCCGATGCCGGTCGTGATGGTGTCGTCGCTGACCGAGCGCGGCTCCGAAATCACGCTGCGCGCGCTCGAACTCGGCGCGGTGGATTTCGTCACGAAGCCGCGCGTCGGGATTCGCGACGGCATGCTCGACTACGCGGAGAAGCTCGCGGACAAGATCCGCGCGGCCGCGCGCGCGCGCGTGCGCCAGACGCCGCAGCCGCACGCCGCCGCACGCGCGGCGAACGGCCAGCCGGCCGCGCCGATGTTCAACAACCCGCTCGTCAGTACCGAGAAGCTGATCATCATCGGCGCGTCGACGGGCGGCACCGAGGCGATCCGCGAGGTGCTGACGCCGCTGCCGCCCGATGCGCCGGCCGTGCTGATCGCGCAGCACATGCCGCCGGGCTTCACGAAGTCGTTCGCGCAGCGGCTGAACGGCCTGTGCCGGATCGCGGTGAAGGAAGCCGAGCACGGCGAGCGCGTGCTGCCCGGCCATGCGTACATCGCGCCCGGCCACGCGCACTTGCTGCTCGCGCGCAGCGGCGCGAACTACATCGCGCAGCTGTCCGACGATCCGCCGGTGAACCGCCATCGGCCGTCGGTCGACGTGCTGTTCCGCTCGGCGGCGCAGCACGCGGGCAAGAACGCGATCGGCGTGATCCTGACCGGCATGGGCCGCGACGGCGCGGCCGGGCTGCTGGACATGAAGCGCGCGGGCGCCCACACGTTCGCGCAGGACGAGGCGAGCTGCATCGTGTTCGGCATGCCGCGCGAGGCGATCGCGCTCGGCGGCGCGGACGAAGTCGCGCCGCTCGCCGAAATGAGCCGGCGCGTGATGGCGCGACTCGCTACGATGGGCGATCGCGTGCAGCGCGTCTGA
- the cheD gene encoding chemoreceptor glutamine deamidase CheD, producing the protein MSALPIATNHYFDTHFDRPGVKLLPNEFYTTSEDIVLMTVLGSCVAACLHDPVSGIGGMNHFMLPDDGADAGAAASESMRYGAYAMEVLINELIKAGGRRERFEAKVFGGAAVLAGMTTINIGDRNADFVRRYLALERIRITAEDLQGVHPRKVAFMPRTGRAMVKKLRLQVPGVAEREAALAREAVRASAARARAKVELFAAPRPSAPPPARPRIELFGARSGGAGVQPAVQKAASPYAANLSRK; encoded by the coding sequence ATGAGCGCTCTCCCGATCGCGACCAACCACTACTTCGACACCCACTTCGACCGCCCCGGCGTGAAGCTGCTGCCGAACGAGTTCTACACGACGTCCGAAGACATCGTGCTGATGACCGTGCTCGGCTCGTGCGTCGCTGCCTGCCTGCACGACCCGGTCTCCGGCATCGGCGGAATGAATCACTTCATGCTGCCCGACGACGGCGCCGATGCCGGCGCGGCCGCGTCGGAGTCGATGCGCTACGGCGCCTACGCGATGGAAGTGCTGATCAACGAACTGATCAAGGCCGGCGGGCGCCGCGAGCGCTTCGAGGCGAAGGTGTTCGGCGGCGCCGCGGTGCTGGCCGGCATGACGACGATCAACATCGGCGACCGCAACGCCGATTTCGTGCGCCGCTATCTCGCGCTCGAACGCATTCGCATCACCGCGGAAGATTTGCAGGGCGTGCATCCGCGCAAGGTCGCGTTCATGCCGCGCACCGGCCGCGCGATGGTGAAGAAGCTGCGGCTGCAGGTGCCGGGCGTGGCCGAGCGCGAAGCCGCGCTCGCACGCGAGGCCGTCCGCGCCAGCGCGGCGCGCGCGCGTGCGAAAGTGGAACTGTTCGCCGCGCCGCGGCCGAGTGCGCCGCCGCCGGCGCGGCCGCGCATCGAACTGTTCGGCGCCCGCAGCGGCGGCGCGGGCGTGCAGCCGGCGGTTCAAAAGGCCGCCAGCCCGTACGCGGCCAACCTTTCGAGAAAGTAG
- a CDS encoding CheR family methyltransferase, with translation MLSARAPFRSDAPEASPRAGEPGRDFAFTGADFARIRELIHQRAGISLSEHKRDMAYSRLARRLRARGLDTFREYLDLLEREDDPLEWEAFTNALTTNLTAFFREAHHFPILAEFVKGRPAPVSVWCSAASTGEEPYSIAITLVEALGESAARSASILATDLDTQVLAKAEAGIYTYDQVKHLSPERLKRFFLKGTGAQAGRVKVRPELRAMIRFEQLNLTDADYGIAKPFDAIFCRNVMIYFDKPTQGQVLSRFEPLVKPGGLLFAGHSENFTYVTQAFRLRGQTVYELTRDAVQSARARGAAGSAAAPSGAQRAAGATPAYGER, from the coding sequence ATGCTGTCCGCGCGCGCACCGTTTCGATCCGATGCACCGGAAGCCTCGCCCCGAGCGGGCGAGCCGGGGCGCGACTTCGCATTCACCGGCGCGGATTTCGCGCGCATACGCGAGCTGATCCATCAACGCGCCGGGATCTCGCTGTCCGAGCACAAGCGCGACATGGCGTACAGCCGGCTCGCACGCCGGCTGCGCGCACGCGGCCTCGACACGTTCCGCGAATACCTCGACCTGCTCGAGCGGGAAGACGATCCGCTCGAGTGGGAGGCGTTCACCAACGCGCTGACCACCAACCTCACCGCGTTCTTTCGCGAGGCGCACCACTTCCCGATCCTGGCCGAGTTCGTGAAAGGGCGGCCGGCGCCGGTGTCGGTGTGGTGCTCGGCCGCGTCGACCGGCGAGGAGCCGTATTCGATCGCGATCACGCTGGTCGAGGCGCTCGGCGAATCGGCCGCGCGCAGCGCGTCGATTCTCGCGACCGACCTCGACACGCAGGTGCTCGCGAAGGCCGAGGCCGGCATCTATACGTACGACCAGGTCAAGCACCTGAGCCCGGAGCGGCTCAAGCGCTTCTTCCTGAAGGGCACGGGCGCGCAGGCCGGCCGCGTGAAGGTGCGCCCGGAGTTGCGCGCGATGATCCGCTTCGAGCAGCTGAACCTGACCGATGCCGACTACGGGATCGCGAAGCCGTTCGACGCGATCTTCTGCCGCAACGTGATGATCTATTTCGACAAGCCGACGCAAGGGCAGGTGCTGTCGCGCTTCGAGCCGCTCGTGAAGCCGGGCGGGCTGCTGTTCGCCGGGCATTCGGAGAATTTCACGTACGTGACGCAGGCGTTCCGGCTGCGCGGGCAGACGGTGTACGAGCTCACGCGCGACGCCGTGCAGAGCGCGCGCGCGCGCGGCGCGGCGGGTTCCGCGGCAGCGCCGTCGGGCGCGCAACGCGCCGCGGGCGCGACGCCCGCTTACGGAGAACGCTGA
- a CDS encoding methyl-accepting chemotaxis protein gives MLHNWSIRSTLTAVGLILVCLAAAVGGLGLYALDRASSALDEIAHADLPAIHTLDDTSAHLLRSRVALDRFRTLTEGGNTAEAAKVLERAQELYAKSNQNWQAFQATAKLGVDQSLLDDLGARYTAIIKDGVEPEFAAARAGDMAAYHAIADTKISPMFVAFDQTASAVIAALQKRAEDRQAATQSRISLMIVLISAGIAIAFVVVIAIRFMLRGLIVKPLEDAIAHFERIAGGDLTQPVTVFSNNEIGRLFGGIKRMQDAVTGMVQAVHRGTESIDVGAREIATGNTDLSQRTEQQAASLQETASSMEQLTGTVRQNAENARQASQLAVNASDIATQGGDVVGQVVSTMQDIATSSGKIVDIIGTIEGIAFQTNILALNAAVEAARAGEQGRGFAVVAGEVRSLAQRSASAAKEIKQLIGDSAEKVESGSALVARAGTTMDEIVQAVRRVTDIMGEISAASEEQSTGIEQVNRAVGQMDSVTQQNAALVEQAAAAAASLEEQTRQMKAIVAEWRVAGGIALAPARSVARATAPTPTPAAASSESRHDAAPSASSASPAPQAAAQPAARRAAAASAASASSHEPKRAADAGARPSKEAPAAGGYGPRLAKTPAAPAAKTAEKPALVRPALHGEKPALAAAGTSDDDWETF, from the coding sequence ATGTTGCACAACTGGTCGATCCGCTCGACGCTGACGGCGGTCGGACTCATCCTCGTTTGCCTGGCCGCCGCGGTCGGCGGGCTCGGCCTCTACGCGCTCGATCGCGCGAGCAGCGCGCTCGACGAGATCGCGCACGCCGATCTGCCGGCAATTCATACGCTCGACGACACGTCGGCGCATCTGCTGCGCTCGCGCGTCGCGCTCGACCGCTTCCGCACGCTGACCGAAGGCGGCAACACGGCCGAGGCGGCGAAGGTGCTCGAACGCGCGCAGGAGCTGTACGCGAAGTCGAACCAGAACTGGCAGGCGTTCCAGGCGACGGCCAAGCTCGGCGTCGACCAGTCGCTGCTCGACGACCTCGGTGCGCGCTACACGGCCATCATCAAGGACGGCGTCGAGCCCGAATTCGCCGCGGCGCGTGCGGGCGACATGGCCGCGTACCACGCGATCGCCGACACCAAGATCAGCCCGATGTTCGTCGCGTTCGACCAGACCGCGTCCGCCGTGATCGCGGCGCTGCAAAAGCGCGCGGAAGACCGCCAGGCCGCGACGCAGTCGCGCATCTCGCTGATGATCGTCCTGATCTCCGCGGGCATCGCGATCGCGTTCGTCGTCGTGATCGCGATCCGCTTCATGCTGCGCGGGCTGATCGTGAAGCCGCTCGAGGACGCGATCGCGCACTTCGAGCGCATCGCCGGCGGCGACCTCACGCAGCCGGTGACCGTATTCAGCAACAACGAGATCGGCCGCCTGTTCGGCGGCATCAAGCGGATGCAGGACGCCGTGACGGGGATGGTGCAGGCCGTCCACCGCGGCACCGAGTCGATCGACGTCGGCGCGCGCGAGATCGCGACCGGCAACACCGACCTGTCGCAGCGCACCGAGCAGCAGGCCGCGTCGCTGCAGGAAACGGCGTCGAGCATGGAGCAGCTGACCGGCACCGTGCGCCAGAACGCGGAGAACGCGCGTCAGGCCAGCCAGCTCGCCGTGAACGCATCGGACATCGCGACGCAAGGCGGCGACGTGGTCGGCCAAGTGGTGTCGACGATGCAGGACATCGCGACGAGCTCGGGCAAGATCGTCGACATCATCGGCACGATCGAAGGCATCGCGTTCCAGACCAACATCCTCGCGCTGAACGCGGCGGTCGAAGCCGCACGCGCAGGCGAGCAGGGCCGCGGCTTCGCCGTGGTCGCGGGCGAAGTGCGCTCGCTGGCGCAGCGCAGCGCGAGCGCCGCGAAGGAAATCAAGCAGCTGATCGGCGATTCGGCCGAGAAGGTCGAAAGCGGGTCGGCGCTGGTCGCGCGCGCCGGCACGACGATGGACGAAATCGTGCAGGCCGTGCGCCGCGTGACCGACATCATGGGCGAGATCAGCGCCGCGTCGGAGGAGCAGTCGACCGGCATCGAGCAGGTCAACCGCGCGGTCGGCCAGATGGATTCGGTCACGCAGCAGAACGCGGCGCTGGTCGAGCAGGCGGCGGCCGCTGCTGCGTCGCTCGAAGAGCAGACGCGCCAGATGAAGGCGATCGTCGCCGAATGGCGCGTCGCGGGCGGCATCGCGCTCGCGCCGGCGCGCAGCGTCGCACGGGCGACCGCGCCGACGCCAACGCCGGCTGCCGCGTCGTCGGAAAGCCGTCACGACGCCGCACCGAGCGCATCGTCTGCATCGCCGGCGCCGCAAGCAGCCGCGCAGCCGGCCGCACGGCGCGCCGCAGCGGCATCGGCTGCATCGGCATCGAGCCACGAACCGAAGCGCGCGGCCGATGCCGGCGCACGTCCGTCCAAGGAAGCGCCGGCTGCCGGCGGCTACGGCCCGCGTCTCGCGAAGACGCCCGCCGCGCCGGCTGCGAAGACCGCCGAGAAACCCGCACTGGTGCGCCCCGCGCTGCACGGCGAGAAGCCGGCGCTGGCCGCGGCCGGTACGTCCGATGACGACTGGGAGACCTTCTAA
- the cheW gene encoding chemotaxis protein CheW, producing the protein MINPAAANAVASRRDAEQGDATGQEFLVFTLGDEEYGIDILKVQEIRGYDSVTRIANAPDFIKGVINLRGIIVPIVDMRIKFHLGRVEYDHQTVVIILNVSNRVVGMVVDGVSDVLTLQTDQIMPAPEFGATLTTEYLTGLGTVDGRMLILMDIEKLMSSREMALIEMLGA; encoded by the coding sequence ATGATCAATCCGGCCGCGGCGAACGCGGTCGCAAGCCGCCGCGACGCCGAACAGGGCGATGCGACCGGGCAGGAATTCCTCGTCTTCACGCTCGGCGACGAGGAATACGGGATCGACATCCTGAAGGTGCAGGAAATCCGCGGTTACGACAGCGTCACGCGCATCGCCAACGCGCCGGACTTCATCAAGGGCGTGATCAATCTGCGCGGCATCATCGTGCCGATCGTCGACATGCGGATCAAGTTCCATCTGGGCCGCGTCGAGTACGACCATCAGACCGTCGTGATCATCCTCAACGTGTCGAACCGCGTGGTCGGGATGGTGGTCGACGGCGTGTCGGACGTGCTGACCCTGCAGACCGACCAGATCATGCCGGCGCCGGAATTCGGCGCGACGCTGACGACCGAGTACCTGACGGGCCTCGGCACGGTGGACGGCCGGATGCTGATCCTGATGGACATCGAGAAGCTGATGTCGAGCCGGGAAATGGCGCTGATCGAGATGCTCGGCGCATAA
- the cheA gene encoding chemotaxis protein CheA, whose protein sequence is MTLDITQFYQTFFDEADELLAQMEQLLLNLDVDSPDPEDLAAIFRAAHSIKGGAATFGFTALTQTTHILESLLDRARNHELTLTKEMVDAFLETKDVLSDQLADYRASAEPDAAAAAEICAKLEQLKAASGTAAAAPAPAPAAAAAPAPAAPAAAAPEPAAAGDSAPDHVIEQAVAAAHPAAGGADAGAEGPHLKITLVGVDAKDQALLTEELSNLGRIAGREQSGGDLTLWLESDVPSDDIIAVCCFVIDESQIRISRGTAPAAAAAPGAPAAEAAEAAVPAPAPAAAPPAAAEPAAAAAAPAARVEVFAPAAPAAPAAPAAAAAPQAPAQPVAAAQPQQAPHAEPANAHAAHHHHDDKRPRGAAGAAGGAEGSSIRVGVEKVDQLINLVGELVITQAMLAETATAFDPALHDRLFNGMAQLERNARDLQEAVMSIRMMPMDYVFSRFPRLVRDLAGKLGKQVELVTFGQATELDKSLIERIIDPLTHLVRNSLDHGIETVDKRVAAGKDAVGQLVLSAAHHGGNIVIEVSDDGAGLNRERILAKAAKQGMQISENVSDDEVWQLIFAPGFSTAETVTDVSGRGVGMDVVKRNIQSMGGHVEISSQAGRGTTTRIVLPLTLAILDGMSVKVGSEIFILPLNFVMESLQPSMDDIYTVGNGERVVRVRGEYLPLVALHEVFSVDDARTDPTQGIVTIMETEGRRFAMLIDELVGQQQVVVKNLETNYRKVHGISAATILGDGSVALIVDVAALNRETRATHGARVGAELAIF, encoded by the coding sequence ATGACTCTCGACATCACGCAGTTCTACCAGACCTTTTTCGACGAAGCGGACGAGTTGCTCGCGCAGATGGAGCAGCTGCTGCTGAACCTCGACGTCGATTCACCCGACCCCGAGGATCTCGCGGCGATCTTCCGCGCCGCGCATTCGATCAAGGGCGGCGCGGCGACGTTCGGCTTTACCGCGCTGACGCAAACGACCCACATCCTCGAATCGCTGCTCGACCGCGCGCGCAACCATGAGCTGACGCTGACCAAGGAAATGGTCGACGCGTTCCTCGAGACCAAGGACGTGCTGTCCGACCAGCTCGCCGACTATCGTGCGAGCGCGGAGCCGGACGCGGCGGCCGCCGCGGAAATCTGCGCGAAGCTCGAACAGCTGAAGGCCGCGAGCGGCACGGCCGCGGCAGCACCGGCGCCCGCGCCGGCTGCGGCCGCCGCACCCGCGCCCGCTGCGCCGGCTGCGGCTGCGCCGGAGCCCGCCGCCGCCGGCGATAGCGCGCCGGACCACGTGATCGAACAGGCCGTCGCGGCCGCCCATCCGGCGGCAGGCGGGGCCGATGCCGGCGCCGAAGGCCCGCATCTGAAGATCACGCTGGTCGGCGTCGACGCGAAGGACCAGGCGCTCCTCACCGAGGAGCTGAGCAATCTCGGCCGGATCGCCGGCCGCGAGCAGTCGGGCGGCGACCTGACGCTGTGGCTCGAATCGGACGTGCCGTCCGACGACATCATCGCCGTGTGCTGCTTCGTGATCGACGAAAGCCAGATCCGCATCTCGCGCGGCACCGCGCCGGCCGCAGCGGCGGCGCCGGGCGCACCGGCAGCAGAGGCCGCAGAGGCCGCAGTGCCCGCACCGGCGCCGGCCGCCGCGCCGCCGGCTGCCGCCGAACCGGCCGCGGCCGCAGCCGCACCGGCCGCACGCGTCGAGGTGTTCGCGCCCGCAGCGCCCGCCGCACCGGCGGCGCCGGCCGCCGCGGCCGCGCCGCAGGCGCCGGCACAGCCGGTGGCCGCAGCCCAGCCGCAGCAAGCGCCGCACGCCGAACCGGCCAACGCGCATGCCGCCCACCATCACCACGACGACAAGCGTCCGCGCGGCGCGGCCGGCGCGGCAGGCGGCGCCGAAGGCAGCTCGATTCGCGTCGGCGTCGAGAAGGTCGACCAGCTGATCAACCTCGTCGGCGAACTCGTGATCACGCAGGCGATGCTCGCGGAAACCGCGACCGCCTTCGATCCCGCGCTGCACGACCGCCTGTTCAACGGGATGGCGCAGCTCGAGCGCAACGCGCGCGACCTGCAGGAAGCGGTGATGTCGATCCGGATGATGCCGATGGACTACGTGTTCAGCCGCTTCCCGCGGCTGGTGCGCGATCTCGCCGGCAAGCTCGGCAAGCAGGTCGAGCTCGTCACGTTCGGTCAGGCCACCGAGCTGGACAAGAGCCTGATCGAGCGCATCATCGACCCGCTCACGCACCTGGTGCGCAACAGCCTCGACCACGGCATCGAAACCGTCGACAAGCGCGTCGCGGCCGGCAAGGACGCAGTCGGCCAGCTCGTGCTGTCGGCCGCGCATCACGGCGGCAACATCGTGATCGAGGTGAGCGACGACGGCGCGGGCCTGAACCGCGAGCGGATCCTCGCGAAGGCCGCGAAGCAGGGCATGCAGATTTCCGAGAACGTCAGCGACGACGAAGTGTGGCAGCTGATCTTCGCGCCGGGCTTCTCGACCGCCGAGACGGTGACCGACGTGTCGGGCCGCGGCGTCGGGATGGACGTCGTGAAGCGCAACATCCAGTCGATGGGCGGCCACGTCGAGATTTCGTCGCAGGCCGGCCGCGGCACCACCACGCGGATCGTGCTGCCGCTCACGCTCGCGATCCTCGACGGGATGTCGGTGAAGGTGGGCAGCGAGATCTTCATCCTGCCGCTGAACTTCGTGATGGAGTCGCTGCAGCCGTCGATGGACGACATCTACACGGTCGGCAACGGCGAGCGCGTGGTGCGCGTGCGCGGCGAATACCTGCCGCTCGTCGCGCTGCACGAGGTGTTCTCGGTCGACGACGCGCGCACCGATCCGACCCAGGGCATCGTGACGATCATGGAAACCGAAGGGCGCCGCTTCGCGATGCTCATCGACGAGCTGGTCGGCCAGCAGCAGGTGGTCGTGAAGAACCTCGAGACCAATTACCGCAAGGTACACGGCATCTCGGCAGCGACGATCCTGGGCGACGGCAGCGTCGCACTGATCGTCGACGTCGCGGCGCTGAACCGCGAAACCCGTGCGACGCACGGCGCCCGGGTGGGCGCTGAACTCGCGATCTTCTAA
- a CDS encoding response regulator, with protein sequence MIRTILAIDDSATMRALLQATLAQAGYDVTVAPDGEAGFDMAATMPYDLVLTDQNMPRRSGLEVISALRRLSAYTATPILVLTTEGSDAFKDAARDAGATGWIEKPIDPAVLIDLVATLSEQTAS encoded by the coding sequence ATGATCCGAACCATTCTCGCCATCGACGACTCCGCGACCATGCGTGCGCTGCTGCAGGCGACGCTTGCGCAGGCCGGCTACGACGTGACGGTGGCGCCGGACGGCGAAGCCGGCTTCGACATGGCGGCCACGATGCCGTACGACCTGGTGCTGACCGACCAGAACATGCCGCGCAGGAGCGGGCTCGAGGTGATCTCCGCGCTGCGCAGGCTCAGCGCGTATACGGCCACGCCGATCCTCGTGCTGACGACCGAAGGCAGCGATGCCTTCAAGGACGCCGCACGCGACGCGGGCGCGACCGGCTGGATCGAAAAACCGATCGACCCGGCCGTGCTGATCGACTTGGTCGCGACGCTCTCCGAGCAGACGGCCTCCTGA
- the motB gene encoding flagellar motor protein MotB: MSKSKDRAIVVKRVAPQKKGHHGGAWKLAYADFMTAMMAFFLLMWLLSSATPVQLKGIAEYFNTPLQAALFGSGDRSSQDSSIINGGGRDLSSVDAGTTRRTDGSTSLADRVAKKGEDTAQAQAQGAIERREQARLHDLQIKLMAAIEANPTLRQFRQQIRIDSTLMGLRIEIVDSQKRPMFAMSSNNVEPYMRDILREIGKTLNDVPNRIIVQGHTDAVPYAGGEGGYSNWELSADRANASRRELIAGGMDEAKVLRVLGLASTQNLNKADPLDPENRRISVIVLNRKSEEALMRDDATTTTLSADAAGSKLLGQQLGAASAARPVLASAVAVAPKP, from the coding sequence ATGAGCAAGAGCAAGGATCGCGCAATCGTCGTGAAACGGGTGGCCCCGCAGAAGAAGGGCCACCACGGCGGCGCATGGAAGCTCGCATACGCGGACTTCATGACCGCGATGATGGCGTTCTTCCTGCTGATGTGGCTGCTGAGCTCGGCCACGCCGGTGCAGCTGAAGGGGATCGCCGAGTACTTCAACACGCCGCTGCAGGCCGCGCTGTTCGGCAGCGGCGACCGCAGCTCGCAGGACTCGAGCATCATCAACGGCGGCGGCCGCGACCTGTCGAGCGTCGACGCCGGCACGACGCGCCGCACCGACGGCTCGACGAGCCTCGCGGACCGCGTCGCGAAGAAGGGCGAAGACACCGCGCAGGCGCAGGCGCAAGGCGCGATCGAGCGGCGCGAGCAGGCGCGCCTGCACGACCTGCAGATCAAGCTGATGGCGGCGATCGAGGCGAACCCGACGCTGCGTCAGTTCCGCCAGCAGATCCGCATCGACTCGACGCTGATGGGCCTGCGCATCGAGATCGTCGATTCGCAGAAGCGGCCGATGTTCGCGATGTCGAGCAACAACGTCGAGCCGTACATGCGCGACATCCTGCGCGAGATCGGCAAGACGCTGAACGACGTGCCGAACCGGATCATCGTGCAGGGTCACACCGACGCGGTGCCGTATGCGGGCGGCGAAGGCGGCTACAGCAACTGGGAGCTGTCGGCCGATCGTGCGAACGCGTCGCGCCGCGAGCTGATCGCAGGCGGCATGGACGAGGCGAAGGTGCTGCGCGTGCTCGGCCTCGCCTCGACGCAGAACCTGAACAAGGCCGATCCGCTCGATCCGGAAAACCGCCGGATCAGCGTGATCGTGTTGAACCGAAAATCCGAAGAGGCGCTGATGCGCGACGACGCGACGACCACCACGCTGTCGGCCGATGCGGCCGGCTCGAAGCTGCTCGGGCAGCAGCTGGGCGCCGCCTCGGCCGCCCGGCCGGTGCTCGCGAGCGCCGTGGCCGTCGCGCCGAAACCCTGA